A part of Lacibacter sp. H407 genomic DNA contains:
- a CDS encoding HYC_CC_PP family protein has product MRIKFSSKDSFIFVAMFKKFLLFIVAVFYLAATSGMVINVHYCMGKVSSITFNEDADHNDGACGKCGMAKTENHCCKDEISKGKMNDSHQTSTVAFELAAASSAVPVRTTVLSDPEQGQSAIPILTYFSPPPRVLNRVYLDVNVFRI; this is encoded by the coding sequence ATGAGAATCAAGTTCTCATCAAAAGATTCGTTTATCTTTGTAGCAATGTTCAAGAAGTTCCTTTTATTCATTGTTGCCGTTTTTTACCTAGCCGCTACCAGCGGGATGGTGATCAATGTGCATTACTGTATGGGTAAGGTTTCTTCTATCACATTCAATGAGGACGCAGATCACAACGATGGCGCCTGCGGTAAATGCGGCATGGCGAAAACAGAAAACCATTGTTGCAAGGATGAGATCTCAAAAGGGAAGATGAACGATTCCCATCAAACATCCACGGTAGCATTTGAATTGGCTGCTGCGAGTTCTGCCGTTCCGGTTCGTACAACTGTATTATCAGATCCTGAACAAGGGCAATCTGCTATTCCCATCCTTACTTATTTTTCTCCCCCTCCGAGGGTACTTAACCGGGTATATCTGGATGTGAATGTTTTTCGTATTTAG
- a CDS encoding heavy-metal-associated domain-containing protein, translating to MKNVLLLICLFVGVTASAQFKSATLQASGLTCAMCSNAINKSLKTLSFVTGVEADIKTSSFVINFKEGADINFDQLRKKVEDAGFSVAKLQIVADFKNVTVQNDQPLTVDGKVLHFLNVKSQQLNGEKTITIVDKNFLSAKEYKKYAGLTKAESFKTGETKGVRVYHVTI from the coding sequence ATGAAAAACGTTTTGTTATTGATATGTCTGTTTGTTGGTGTAACAGCGTCTGCACAATTTAAATCGGCAACGTTACAAGCCAGTGGCTTAACCTGTGCGATGTGCAGTAATGCGATCAACAAATCATTAAAAACACTTTCGTTTGTTACGGGAGTGGAAGCTGATATTAAAACATCTTCTTTCGTCATTAACTTTAAAGAAGGTGCTGATATTAATTTCGATCAATTGCGTAAGAAAGTGGAAGATGCAGGTTTTTCTGTGGCCAAACTGCAGATCGTTGCAGACTTTAAAAATGTAACTGTACAGAACGATCAGCCACTTACTGTTGATGGAAAAGTATTACATTTTCTAAATGTGAAAAGTCAGCAGTTGAATGGCGAAAAGACCATTACGATCGTTGATAAAAATTTTCTATCAGCAAAAGAATATAAAAAATACGCCGGGCTCACCAAAGCTGAAAGCTTTAAAACAGGTGAAACAAAGGGAGTGCGTGTTTATCATGTAACGATTTAA
- a CDS encoding purine-nucleoside phosphorylase yields MGELLNKINETVAYIRSQYADESTVGVVLGSGLGHFTDELQIEKEISYNEIPHFPVSTVEGHKGKLVFGKLGNKNVVVMAGRFHYYEGYSIGEVVYPIRVMKYLGVQSLVISNAAGGVNTAFKVGDLMIIKDHISQLTPNPLIGKNMSELGPRFPDMSEPYKKDFIKKAKAIAASMNIDVKEGVYCGVTGPTFETRSEYKMIQMLGGDAVGMSTVAEVIAAIHMSIPVFAMSVITDIGIREEENIITHEEVLQAAKEAEPKMTAIVKQLILEL; encoded by the coding sequence ATGGGAGAGTTATTGAATAAGATCAACGAAACGGTGGCGTATATCCGAAGCCAGTATGCAGATGAATCAACAGTAGGTGTGGTGTTGGGCAGCGGCCTCGGTCATTTTACCGATGAACTGCAAATTGAAAAAGAGATCAGCTATAATGAGATACCGCATTTTCCGGTATCAACAGTGGAAGGACATAAAGGCAAGTTGGTATTTGGCAAACTGGGGAATAAAAATGTAGTGGTAATGGCTGGTCGTTTTCATTACTATGAAGGTTATTCGATCGGAGAAGTGGTATATCCCATCCGGGTAATGAAATACTTAGGTGTGCAGTCATTGGTGATCAGCAATGCAGCAGGTGGTGTTAATACAGCCTTCAAAGTAGGTGATCTCATGATCATCAAAGATCATATCAGTCAGCTTACACCCAATCCGCTTATCGGTAAAAACATGAGTGAACTTGGCCCACGCTTTCCTGATATGAGTGAACCTTACAAAAAAGACTTCATTAAAAAAGCAAAAGCGATTGCAGCCAGCATGAACATTGATGTAAAAGAAGGTGTGTATTGTGGTGTAACAGGTCCCACGTTTGAAACACGCAGCGAATATAAAATGATCCAGATGCTCGGCGGCGATGCAGTGGGCATGAGCACGGTTGCCGAAGTAATTGCGGCTATTCACATGAGCATTCCTGTTTTTGCCATGAGTGTGATCACTGATATTGGTATTCGTGAAGAAGAAAATATCATCACCCATGAAGAAGTATTACAGGCAGCAAAAGAAGCGGAGCCAAAAATGACGGCAATTGTGAAACAGTTAATTCTTGAACTTTAA
- a CDS encoding SprT-like domain-containing protein: MSKKEVPLHALAAYLPEGSVEPVLDYLHQYKIHLTITRERNSILGDYRHAINQKNHRISVNGNLNKYSFLVTLLHEIAHLLAFENFGHRIAAHGKEWKHEYGKILAQFLLKKIFPADIEKALMKSLQNPSATSCGEEHLMRVLKNYDVRKQGEVLVEQLQHDQLFKTKDGRVFQKKEKLRKRHKAIDVKSGAVYLFSGVYEVEVMRDE; encoded by the coding sequence ATGAGTAAAAAGGAAGTTCCGCTACATGCATTGGCTGCCTATTTACCGGAAGGTTCGGTTGAACCGGTGCTGGACTATCTCCACCAATATAAAATTCATTTAACCATTACACGGGAACGGAACAGTATACTCGGCGATTACCGGCATGCGATCAATCAGAAAAATCACCGCATCAGTGTAAACGGAAATCTCAATAAATATTCTTTCTTAGTAACGCTGTTACATGAAATAGCACACTTGCTGGCATTTGAAAATTTCGGACATCGTATTGCGGCACATGGCAAAGAATGGAAACATGAATATGGAAAAATACTTGCACAGTTTCTATTAAAGAAAATTTTTCCGGCTGATATTGAAAAGGCATTGATGAAATCATTACAAAATCCATCGGCTACCAGTTGTGGTGAAGAACATTTGATGCGTGTACTCAAAAACTATGATGTACGCAAGCAGGGAGAAGTATTGGTTGAACAATTGCAACACGATCAGCTCTTCAAAACAAAAGACGGTCGTGTATTTCAGAAAAAAGAAAAACTACGCAAACGGCATAAAGCAATTGATGTGAAGAGTGGAGCGGTTTATTTGTTTAGTGGGGTGTATGAGGTGGAGGTGATGAGGGATGAATGA
- a CDS encoding heavy-metal-associated domain-containing protein has product MKSFQFIAAFIFLFACIQTSNAQSKTSGKQAAVTTAVFKVWGNCGMCKKTIEGAAKTNGATFAEWNEDSKMLTVKYAAAKSSDDKIQKGIAAAGYDNEKYVAPDDVYNNLHECCKYDRKTASATTKEATACCMKDGKCTGDKPCCKKVEGKSDCCANGTCAKEGGCCAGMTCEKGGDCCKKEGSVAKADCCKDGKCTHH; this is encoded by the coding sequence ATGAAATCATTTCAATTTATAGCCGCATTCATCTTTTTGTTTGCATGCATTCAAACAAGCAACGCACAATCAAAAACAAGTGGTAAACAAGCTGCTGTAACAACTGCCGTATTTAAAGTATGGGGTAACTGTGGCATGTGTAAGAAAACGATTGAAGGTGCTGCTAAAACAAATGGTGCAACTTTTGCTGAGTGGAACGAAGACAGTAAAATGCTGACGGTAAAATATGCCGCTGCAAAATCATCCGATGATAAAATCCAGAAAGGAATTGCAGCTGCAGGTTACGACAATGAAAAATATGTAGCACCCGATGACGTGTACAATAATTTACATGAGTGCTGCAAATACGATCGTAAAACAGCTTCTGCTACAACAAAAGAAGCAACAGCTTGTTGCATGAAAGATGGTAAGTGTACAGGCGACAAACCATGTTGTAAAAAAGTAGAAGGTAAATCCGACTGCTGTGCAAATGGTACCTGTGCAAAAGAAGGTGGTTGCTGCGCCGGCATGACATGTGAAAAAGGTGGCGATTGCTGCAAGAAAGAAGGTTCTGTAGCAAAAGCTGATTGCTGCAAGGATGGTAAATGTACACATCACTAA
- the sucC gene encoding ADP-forming succinate--CoA ligase subunit beta encodes MNLHEYQAKELLKKYNVPVQEGFACSTVHEAEEAYRQIKNQSGSSFAVVKAQIHAGGRGKGTVKETGMNGVKVAKNIDQITEFAKGILGGTLVTIQTGPAGKVVNKILVAQDMYYDGPTERKEFYLSILLDRTKKQNVIMYSTEGGMNIEDVAHDTPEKIFKEWVNPGGPLQAFQARKIAFNLGLSGEAFKNCVKFVTNLYNAYVGLDCGMLEINPLFKAADNKIIAVDCKMNIDDNALMRHPDVANMRDTTEEDPTEVEAGNHNLNFIKLDGNVGCMVNGAGLAMATMDMIQLSGGQPANFLDVGGTANAQTVEAGFKIILKDPNVKAILINIFGGIVRCDRVAAGVIEAYKTIGNIPVPIIVRLQGTNAEEAKKLIDESGLKVQSAIQLSEAAALVKQAVA; translated from the coding sequence ATGAACCTCCACGAATATCAAGCCAAGGAATTATTGAAGAAATACAATGTTCCGGTGCAGGAAGGATTTGCCTGCAGCACAGTACATGAAGCCGAAGAAGCGTATCGCCAGATCAAGAACCAAAGCGGCAGCAGCTTTGCAGTTGTAAAAGCGCAAATTCATGCGGGTGGCCGTGGTAAGGGAACTGTGAAAGAAACCGGTATGAATGGTGTGAAAGTTGCAAAAAATATTGACCAGATCACTGAGTTTGCAAAAGGTATTTTGGGTGGCACATTGGTAACCATTCAAACAGGACCTGCCGGTAAAGTGGTAAACAAGATCCTTGTTGCACAGGATATGTATTACGATGGACCAACAGAGCGTAAAGAATTTTATCTCTCTATTCTCCTCGATCGTACAAAAAAACAAAACGTGATCATGTACAGTACCGAGGGCGGTATGAACATTGAAGATGTTGCACATGACACTCCCGAAAAAATATTTAAAGAGTGGGTTAACCCGGGCGGACCATTACAAGCGTTCCAGGCAAGAAAGATCGCTTTCAATCTTGGTTTGAGTGGTGAAGCGTTTAAGAACTGTGTAAAGTTTGTAACGAATCTTTACAATGCATACGTTGGATTGGATTGTGGTATGCTTGAAATTAATCCGCTGTTCAAAGCAGCCGATAACAAGATCATTGCAGTGGATTGCAAAATGAACATTGATGATAATGCGTTGATGCGTCATCCTGATGTTGCCAACATGCGTGATACAACTGAAGAAGACCCTACAGAAGTAGAAGCAGGCAACCACAACCTCAACTTTATTAAGCTTGATGGTAACGTAGGTTGTATGGTGAACGGTGCGGGTTTGGCAATGGCTACCATGGATATGATCCAGTTGAGTGGTGGACAACCGGCAAACTTCCTCGACGTAGGTGGCACTGCCAATGCACAAACTGTTGAAGCAGGTTTCAAGATCATTTTAAAAGATCCAAACGTAAAAGCAATTCTCATCAACATCTTTGGTGGTATTGTTCGTTGCGATCGTGTTGCTGCAGGTGTAATTGAAGCGTACAAAACAATTGGTAATATTCCTGTTCCCATCATCGTACGTTTACAAGGTACAAATGCTGAAGAAGCAAAGAAGCTGATCGATGAAAGCGGATTGAAAGTACAAAGTGCTATTCAGTTAAGCGAAGCAGCTGCATTGGTAAAACAAGCAGTAGCATAA
- a CDS encoding GNAT family N-acetyltransferase produces the protein MHPSITIRTIQPSDNAALAVIVRTSLAEFGANKPGTVYYDPTTDALYELFQTKGSVYFVAEEEDKLLGGGGIYPTEGLPTKTCELVKMYLHKDARGKGLGKRMIEQCLTWAKDNGYEQVYLETMPELKQALKVYELFGFEYLDGPMGNSGHFGCDRWMLKKL, from the coding sequence ATGCACCCAAGTATTACAATCCGCACAATTCAACCTTCCGATAATGCAGCACTGGCTGTAATTGTCCGCACATCCTTAGCAGAGTTTGGTGCCAACAAACCCGGCACTGTGTATTACGATCCTACAACCGATGCGTTGTATGAACTGTTTCAAACCAAAGGGAGTGTTTATTTTGTTGCAGAAGAAGAAGATAAGCTGTTAGGTGGTGGTGGCATTTACCCAACTGAAGGATTACCGACGAAAACCTGTGAATTGGTAAAAATGTACCTGCACAAAGATGCACGTGGAAAGGGATTGGGAAAGCGAATGATCGAACAATGTTTGACCTGGGCGAAAGATAACGGTTACGAACAAGTGTATTTAGAAACCATGCCGGAGTTGAAGCAAGCATTAAAAGTGTATGAACTTTTCGGATTTGAATATTTAGATGGACCGATGGGCAACAGCGGACATTTTGGATGTGATCGATGGATGTTGAAGAAATTGTGA
- a CDS encoding putative porin → MTRLLLLFFLIISSYAVQAQNPLQRMPGGALLGGSRMGGGGGGGGGPFKDSLLHRTGLEDSLTLIYRYLDTARFYSLDSSVNDFSKRWHVPWSNIVLGNTGGATRSLLFSPTMKAGWDHGFHAYDEYISKVEQLKFYNTTRPYTQLDYVLGPNNEQNIGVLHTQNIRYNWNFAFNFKLINSPGIFRNQKNSHTNLNFNTWYTSPKRRYTVYFIAANNRIGATENGGIQSTRFLDSLPFFSERFSIPTNLGGVEPVRSNFLSNTINTGNRYTVTNFLVRHHYDLGKKDSVVTDSSVVYFFYPRFRFQHTMQFDRYSLQYLDTRVDTAGYKLLYGLSGLPATFGIKDYWQTLTNEAAIYSFPDIKNQQQFIKAAAGYQFLEADFGSNEPSFTNIYLNGEYRNKTKNKKWDMELAGTLYMAGFNSGDYSVIASLKRLIGQKLGYLSLGFRNVSRTPSFIHDDRSNFKKFNLGNTSFGKENTTIASATYELPQQRLKLGANYFLASNYIYFKDYTQAEQEATLFNVLQLQLEKQFRLWKHWNWYTEVHVQQATANAPVNLPLVFTRNRFAFEGKFFKTLNLSTGVEMRYHTAYKADSFSPVLGQFFLQNTETVRNLPDIAAYVQFRIRSLTMIIRAENLNTVQTSPSFSFLNNNLATPLHPTPGFFVRFGLYWGFVN, encoded by the coding sequence ATGACCCGTTTACTGCTGTTATTTTTTCTCATCATTTCATCGTATGCTGTGCAGGCGCAAAACCCGTTACAACGGATGCCCGGCGGAGCCTTATTAGGTGGTAGCAGAATGGGCGGCGGCGGTGGTGGAGGCGGTGGTCCTTTCAAAGATTCGCTCCTGCACCGTACCGGACTGGAAGATTCACTCACGCTGATTTACCGTTATTTAGACACGGCCCGCTTTTATTCCCTTGATTCATCTGTAAACGATTTCAGTAAACGCTGGCACGTTCCCTGGTCGAATATTGTGCTGGGGAATACGGGAGGTGCTACACGCTCTTTGTTGTTTTCGCCTACTATGAAAGCCGGATGGGATCATGGATTCCATGCCTACGACGAATACATTTCGAAGGTGGAGCAACTGAAATTCTACAATACTACAAGGCCTTACACCCAGCTTGATTATGTGCTTGGTCCAAACAATGAACAGAATATTGGTGTGTTGCATACACAAAACATCCGTTACAACTGGAATTTTGCGTTCAATTTTAAACTTATTAATTCGCCCGGCATTTTCCGCAATCAGAAAAACAGTCATACCAATCTCAATTTCAATACCTGGTACACCTCGCCAAAACGGCGGTACACAGTTTATTTTATTGCTGCGAATAATCGAATTGGTGCAACTGAAAATGGTGGTATCCAAAGCACGAGGTTTTTAGACAGTCTCCCTTTTTTTTCTGAGCGTTTCAGTATCCCTACCAACTTAGGTGGCGTTGAGCCCGTTCGATCAAATTTTTTGAGTAATACAATTAATACCGGTAATCGCTATACGGTTACAAATTTTTTAGTACGTCATCATTATGATCTTGGCAAGAAAGATTCGGTTGTTACCGATTCAAGTGTGGTGTATTTCTTTTATCCCCGCTTCCGGTTTCAACATACCATGCAGTTTGATCGCTATTCATTGCAATACCTTGATACGAGGGTTGACACTGCAGGGTATAAATTATTGTATGGCTTATCAGGGTTGCCGGCAACTTTTGGTATCAAGGACTATTGGCAAACATTGACGAATGAAGCGGCTATTTATTCGTTTCCTGATATCAAAAATCAACAGCAATTTATTAAGGCAGCAGCCGGTTATCAATTTTTGGAAGCCGATTTTGGCAGCAATGAGCCATCGTTCACCAATATTTATTTGAATGGGGAGTATCGCAATAAAACAAAAAATAAAAAATGGGATATGGAACTGGCGGGTACATTATACATGGCTGGTTTCAATAGTGGCGATTATAGTGTAATAGCTTCGTTGAAACGATTGATTGGGCAGAAGCTCGGTTATCTTTCATTGGGATTCCGGAATGTGAGTCGCACACCTTCGTTTATTCATGACGACAGAAGCAACTTTAAAAAATTCAATTTGGGTAACACCAGCTTTGGAAAGGAAAATACAACCATTGCTTCTGCCACATACGAGCTGCCGCAGCAGCGATTGAAGTTAGGCGCCAACTATTTTCTTGCATCCAATTATATCTATTTCAAAGACTACACGCAGGCAGAACAGGAAGCAACCTTATTTAATGTGCTTCAATTGCAACTGGAAAAACAATTCCGTTTATGGAAGCATTGGAATTGGTACACCGAAGTGCACGTACAACAGGCAACTGCCAATGCTCCGGTAAACCTGCCGCTTGTGTTTACACGAAACCGTTTTGCGTTTGAGGGAAAGTTTTTTAAAACATTAAACCTTAGCACGGGTGTTGAAATGCGTTATCATACGGCTTATAAAGCCGACAGTTTTTCACCGGTACTGGGTCAGTTTTTTCTGCAAAACACCGAGACGGTCCGGAATTTACCCGATATCGCAGCTTATGTGCAGTTCCGGATCAGAAGTTTAACAATGATCATCCGTGCCGAAAATCTTAATACTGTCCAAACGAGCCCTTCGTTCAGCTTCTTAAACAATAACTTAGCTACACCGCTACACCCAACCCCCGGATTTTTTGTGCGGTTTGGCCTTTATTGGGGCTTTGTTAACTGA
- a CDS encoding TonB-dependent receptor, which yields MRAVIFVWMMLLGLAAAGQSNTIRGEVIDLRSEERLKHVTVLNLQSKQSVLTDHQGEFVLAAAESDSITISAVGYLTDTVVISSSNKFIAVQLKPLTKSLEEVVISGTMREIRKSTSPIAVESYSAKFFKKNVSASVFESLSIVNGVQPQLNCNVCNTGDIHINGMEGPYTMVLIDGMPVVSNLATVYGFSGIPASLIKRVEIVKGPSSTLYGSEAVAGLINIITKDPSSAALFHADVYGTSYDEINADVSAKFKFGKTTSLLGLNLFNFGKRYDVNGDNFTDVTLQKRVSLFNKWDFKRNSQLPFQLGIRLLAEDRWGGEMQWNESWRGSDSVYGESIYTKRLEAIGNYGINAGSEKLMLEYSYNFHHQDSYYGAIPYFAKQHSAFVQLRWNKEIGKHTIVAGLPYRYIWYDDNTPVTSKPDGITNQPAVNKLQGFFVQDEMKLNNRFTILGGVRYELTNQHGGILSPRLAVKWESADNQIIRLSAGNGFRVVNLFTEDHAALSGAREVVIAESLNPERSWNGNLNYTATFTPKFGFFTLDATLFYTYFTNKIIPDYDTDPQKIIYENIDGYAVSKGFTLNTDFSFKNRLKIIAGITLMDVFTKEENQFGIKEKQQQLFAPAFSGNYAISYTIPQWKLAIDLTGKVFGPQRLPIVPNDFRPEFSPWFTLANLQLTQRVGKKIEVYAGVKNLLNFMPKHPILRAEDPFDKNVNDPVNNPNGYTFDPSYNYAPLMGRRLMIGVRLNIEGK from the coding sequence ATGAGGGCTGTAATTTTTGTGTGGATGATGTTACTGGGTTTGGCCGCTGCCGGTCAATCCAATACCATTCGTGGGGAGGTGATCGATCTTCGTTCGGAGGAGCGGCTAAAACATGTTACTGTACTGAACCTTCAAAGCAAACAATCTGTATTAACTGACCATCAGGGTGAGTTTGTTTTAGCAGCTGCAGAAAGCGACAGTATTACTATTTCGGCAGTTGGTTATCTTACCGATACAGTTGTAATTTCTTCATCCAACAAGTTTATTGCTGTGCAACTAAAACCTCTTACCAAATCATTGGAAGAGGTGGTGATCAGTGGTACCATGCGGGAGATCAGGAAATCAACCAGTCCCATTGCGGTTGAATCGTACTCTGCAAAATTTTTCAAAAAGAATGTAAGCGCTTCAGTGTTTGAATCCTTATCGATAGTAAATGGCGTACAGCCACAACTAAATTGCAACGTATGTAATACAGGAGATATTCATATCAACGGAATGGAGGGACCGTACACAATGGTGTTGATCGATGGGATGCCGGTGGTGAGTAATCTGGCAACGGTGTATGGTTTTTCCGGTATTCCGGCAAGCCTGATCAAGCGTGTGGAAATTGTAAAAGGCCCTTCTTCAACATTGTACGGAAGTGAAGCGGTTGCAGGGTTGATCAATATCATTACAAAAGATCCGTCATCTGCAGCTTTGTTTCATGCAGATGTATATGGTACGTCGTATGATGAGATCAATGCTGATGTGAGTGCAAAATTCAAATTTGGTAAAACAACTTCATTGCTCGGATTAAACCTGTTCAATTTTGGGAAACGATACGACGTGAATGGCGATAATTTTACAGACGTTACGTTGCAAAAGCGTGTTTCATTATTTAATAAATGGGATTTTAAACGCAACAGCCAACTTCCTTTTCAATTGGGTATTCGATTGCTGGCAGAAGATCGTTGGGGTGGTGAAATGCAATGGAATGAAAGCTGGAGAGGAAGCGATAGTGTGTATGGCGAAAGTATTTATACAAAACGCTTGGAAGCAATAGGTAATTATGGTATAAATGCTGGTAGCGAAAAATTAATGCTGGAGTATTCGTACAACTTTCATCACCAGGATTCGTATTACGGTGCAATTCCTTATTTCGCAAAACAACATAGTGCATTTGTACAGTTACGATGGAACAAAGAAATTGGAAAACATACCATCGTTGCGGGCTTGCCTTACCGTTATATCTGGTACGATGATAATACACCTGTTACATCAAAACCGGATGGCATTACAAACCAACCGGCTGTTAATAAACTGCAGGGTTTCTTTGTTCAGGATGAAATGAAACTGAACAATCGCTTTACAATACTGGGTGGTGTGCGGTATGAATTAACGAATCAGCATGGTGGTATTTTGTCTCCACGATTAGCAGTGAAGTGGGAGAGTGCGGATAATCAGATCATCCGCTTGAGTGCCGGAAATGGTTTCCGTGTGGTGAATTTGTTTACAGAAGATCATGCTGCATTAAGTGGCGCAAGAGAAGTGGTAATTGCTGAATCATTGAATCCTGAACGGAGTTGGAATGGGAACCTGAACTATACGGCTACATTTACACCGAAATTTGGTTTCTTCACATTGGATGCAACGTTGTTCTATACCTATTTTACGAACAAGATCATTCCTGATTACGATACTGATCCGCAGAAGATCATCTATGAAAATATTGATGGGTATGCAGTATCAAAAGGCTTTACATTGAACACTGACTTTTCATTTAAGAATCGATTAAAGATCATTGCGGGTATTACATTGATGGATGTATTTACCAAAGAAGAAAATCAATTTGGTATCAAGGAAAAGCAGCAACAATTATTTGCGCCGGCATTTTCCGGTAATTATGCCATCAGTTATACGATTCCGCAATGGAAACTGGCAATTGATCTAACGGGTAAAGTATTCGGACCGCAAAGATTACCAATTGTACCAAATGATTTTCGCCCGGAATTTTCGCCATGGTTTACATTGGCAAATCTGCAGTTGACGCAGCGTGTCGGTAAGAAAATCGAAGTGTACGCAGGTGTAAAAAATCTATTGAATTTTATGCCGAAGCATCCGATCCTTCGTGCAGAAGATCCGTTTGATAAAAATGTAAACGATCCGGTAAATAATCCAAACGGTTATACTTTCGATCCGTCTTACAACTATGCACCGTTAATGGGCAGAAGATTGATGATAGGGGTGCGATTGAATATTGAAGGGAAATGA
- a CDS encoding bactofilin family protein, with translation MFNSKSSSQEKEASTGLATIVASGTEIKGNIESKGDIRVDGVLKGNLTTSSKVLVGPSGKIYGDVIAQQADVLGQIDGTIKVTELLYLKGSCQINGNIYAGQLQVDATASFNGECHMGAAAVSNAPLASVLEISKESSLNAAANDQ, from the coding sequence ATGTTCAACAGTAAATCCAGTTCCCAGGAAAAAGAAGCCTCCACAGGTTTAGCAACAATTGTTGCATCAGGTACCGAAATCAAAGGAAATATTGAAAGCAAAGGCGACATCCGGGTGGATGGCGTGCTGAAAGGTAACCTTACCACGTCTTCCAAAGTGTTAGTAGGTCCATCGGGCAAAATTTATGGCGATGTTATTGCACAGCAAGCCGATGTGCTGGGCCAGATCGATGGCACCATCAAGGTAACCGAACTATTGTACCTGAAAGGCAGCTGCCAGATCAACGGTAATATTTATGCCGGTCAGTTACAGGTAGATGCTACCGCTTCGTTCAATGGCGAATGCCATATGGGTGCTGCTGCCGTTTCCAATGCGCCGCTTGCCAGTGTACTGGAGATCAGCAAAGAATCATCCCTGAATGCCGCAGCCAACGACCAATAA